Genomic DNA from Acipenser ruthenus chromosome 4, fAciRut3.2 maternal haplotype, whole genome shotgun sequence:
TACTGGAAAGAAGGTCTTTTTATCCTGGTATAATATTATAAGTAAAAAGCCAAAAAGCCTTACAAGGACAATTATGTGTGTatttactgttaaaatgtttttatttcagcatGGTATGGGCATTCCTTCGATTGCAATAATGCTACACGAGCTCATTAAGCTACTGTATCATGCTAAGTGTACCAACGTCACAGTCTTACGCATTGGGACATCAGGTGGAATAGGTAGGTAGTTTTACACTTTTTTTCTTACCAATATTTTGTTGATGACATATCCAATCAAATCATGCATATTGTTTGATTTTGAATAGAAACTTCAGAAACGGACATGACTGTTTGtagtggattttttttgtttgatatttttaaaaatgtacggGGGAGGCATCCACTGTTAGGCTTCCAATATCATGAAGATTACTTTCCTACAGTTTCTACttcatatatttttaatgttagaagaaaacaaatcaaaacatcaGTTTTTAAAATGAGAGGAAGTGCTGGTAGACTTTGTTACCAAACTGTTTTGCATTCAGAACAATGGAAGATTGAGGAAATAGGAAGTCATTTTGTACCCACCCTTTctgtaaacaaagcaaaacagtagCTGGTCCGGGTCTTAGGTATCCCATTGTataattcattttagtaatttgttCTTATAAAGTAAGATACTGAAACAATATGAAGGCACTGTTGTCTTTTTGCAGAGTTGCTGAAAgagtaaaaaaaagcaaaacggcATTGCTGTTCGGCTTTATTCAGGGTATTCCTTATCTTGCCAAAAATGTTTCATATAAacagccaagttagaataaagggCAATATAAAATCAGTGATATAAAGAGGCTGGGGTATACGTAAATGTTAcatctatatataatataaaatcagTGATATAAAGAGGCTGGGGTATACGTAAATGTTAcatctatatataatataaaatcagTGATATAAAGAGGCTGGGGTATACGTAAATGTTACATCTATATATTGCTGATAAGGCTGCCTGCAGTCAACAAAATGCTACTTTAgatttacaaatactgtatgtgcTTTCTTAAATATTATTAGCCAACATGGACTTACTAAAATTATCAGTCGTATTGGAGATTGATTATATTATCGCCATTTGAAACAACTCTTAATTTAACTTTGCCTGCCTTTTTCTTATGTGGTCTCCTTTTCCAAATAGAGATGCAAAAATAATTCTTTGAAAATGCTGACACTGACAGCATCATGATTTTTTGGAACCTTCTTTCTATaactagttttgttttttgttttgcttcatttTTAGGACTTGAGCCCGGTACAGTGGTCATCACAAAGCAATCTGTGGATGCCCTGTTTAAGCCACAGTTTGAGCAGGTAATTCTGGGAAAAACTGTAGTCCGCAGTACAGACTTGGATGAAGAACTTGCGCAACAGCTGTTACAGTGCAGTAAGGAAATAGATGAGTTCCAAACTGTTATTGGAAACACCATGTGTACCACAGATTTCTATGAAGGTAATTTCATTAGGTTTTTTCAGTTTGTTTCGTCATTCTCCATGATAAGTCCAGTATTTTTCCTTTCAAAGTAGATAAAGCCatacataaaacatttataaatatacttCAATATACATTTATGCCTGCACACAACCAGGAGATCCATACTTTACTAAGTATTTTGTTAGACCTTCTGATGAGTGCTGTCGCATTGATTCCACTAGCTGAGTGAGGAATGGGAGAATCTCATCTGACCTCATCTGCAACATAGCCTACTGCTGATCTGAGTTTCCTAGCTCCGCCTTGGCAACCTGAGATTTTAAGCACTGCCAGAAGTTTTCTATctaattaacatttttgtttggaGAGGCAGGGTCATTACTGTCAGTTCCCTTTCTGTGGCTTTCCTCACCAAATAACAGTGTTGTCATCACGATGGAACAGATATCTTGAACCAATTACTGTAGAGTTGTCTTCCACCAGGATATTTAGACCACCAATTCTCAAGTTTTACTTCCTAGTACTTATTGATAAATGCACAATTAATTTGGCATATGCTGGCTGTGTCATAGGCAAAATGCAATATCTGtaattttataaaaaatgtaatatagtgTTCTGATTGATAAAAcatgtattacatttttcatatttttcataCATCTTTGTATACTGACATCGTGCAGTATTGTTTTGATTGCAGTTTTTGTGCTGCCATGGTTTTTGTGTAATATTTGTCGGTTTCAAATCTGGCACAGGTCAAGCTCGTCTGGATGGTGCTTTCTGTTCATACACTGAAAAGGAAAAGCTCAGTTACCTGAAGGATGCCTATGAAGCAGGCGTCAGGAATATTGAGATGGAGTCCTCTGTGTTTGCAGCAATGTGCAAACTAAGTGGTATTCGAGGTACTGCTCTATATATCTTAGTAAGCAAGTGTAATCAGTTGAAGACAATATTGGAAGTTATTTATCCAAACAGGGATTTGACTGACACATTTGTTCCTACCTGAAACAcatagtttccttttttttttttttttttttaatttagtcgtcgccaattatttttaccccggttttcaccccaatttagcatgcccaattattatctgtatccccggctcaccgctcgcaacccccccaccgactcgggaaacggaggctggaacacgcgtcctccgaaacgtgctccttccaagccgtcatttttcgcactgcagatccacagcaatgccaccagacctatagtgccggaggacaacacagatctggcggctccgctgcagagccacaggcgccctatcggccacaggggtcgctgatgcgcggtgagccgtggattcccctgccgacctaagccctccctacccgggcagcgctcagccaattgtgcgccgccccctaggaactctcggtcacggtcagctgtgacatagcctggattcgaacctgcgatctccaggctatagggtacatcctgcgaggagcgcctttactggatgcgccactcgggagcccccacacaTAGTTTCCTTAAGTTTCATGCTTGTCATAAAATATTAGAAGCAAAATTGAAAACAACCCCTTCTGGTAATCTGTAAGAATGTAAATGCAttaaataagaacaaaacattttgtttatcaGCGTTGTGCAGGTGCAATGACACAAAatgaattatatttttatatatcaaactacaaataaaacataGAACAATACTTGAACTATTTCTTCCTGCAACTGCATTGTTTCTTGCAAGTTTTATATTGctacaattgttttattcctcttttATGTTTTATACTATTATTACATGATATTGTagtttaatattgttattatgAGTTGTAATTAAACGTGTTTTTCGATTTTCAGTTTAACATCTTTATTCtcgttgttttcttttatttctctcagCTGCTGTAGTGTGTGTGACCCTGCTAAACCGTCTTGAAGGGGATCAAATTTCCAGCTCTCACGATTTGCTTGTCAATTACCAGCAACGCCCACAGAAGCTAGTGGGGTACTTCATTAAGAAACAACTACAAGTCTAGTGCTGAACTAATGATAGTATTACAGTCTGAATTTCAATTAGATATTAGCTTAAATATTCTTCATATATTTAGTTTGATAACAATTGTCTTTCAGGTGCATATTACTTATTTTTGATATTATTAAAAGAAGAGGCAGTTTTATTTTAACAACCATACACAAGAGGCACAGGACTCTAATCCTTTCAATTATAGCTTTTAAATATGCTTCACTTCTAGAACAATCATGGTGCTGCAATTCAATACTGTATTTTAACTCCAAGTTACTGTAGTGTTTGAAAAATCAATTTGTAATACTGCTGTATCTTATGTGAAAATATGCAAAAGGTAATGTAGAATGTATATTGATACATAAAGTTAGTAATAATAGGTAGTATGCACCAGAAAGACAgttatatgtgtatatacatatatattctgTGCATATTTTTTACATATCCCACAAATACCCTGATAGATCACTCACCTTGTAGGTCCGTATTTGTTTTGAGACAACTTGTGATCTTCATTGAAACATGTTGTGCATCAAGTTGCTCTTGGTAAGTTAGATGTTGAACATTGTGCACCAAGTACGTCACGCCCCAAACATATTGCAATTCTTCAGTATATGAAGTTCACTGagcaaaacataaaatatattgttCAAGGACTATATTACCTGAAACAAAACAAGAGGTGCACTCTGAATGTAACTTCACAcgacagccactgactcattgtgtgaccctgagcaagtcactcaacctcgttgtgctctgtctttcgggtgagacgtaatagtaagtgactctgcagccgatgcatagttcacacacccgagtctctgtaagtcgctttggataaaggtgtctgctaaataaacaaataataataaacaaataataaccatatagataaatacataaacaacctGGCTGCATGAAACAAGTGAACAGAATAATCGTCCACGATTCTGGAGACCCTGACGGGTGTAAAAGGTGTCTATTCATACAATATTACAGAAATGAATGGGTCTAGCTAACTCAGATCTTTCTGCACTAGTTTGTTTACTTAagttaaaccattaaaaaaaaacataaaaaaacatgcacgGCTTTGCAGAAATGAATTAAACAGTGACAACATTAAAACTCAACTTCCATTAACTTTCATTTTGGAGCAGTTCGGATTTCTTAAATCAGTGAAAATTCAACCTTCAATGATATAATTTTGCAATGAACTCATCTTTATGGTTGTTCCACTGGACAGGGCCTACGTTTAGAGCAGGGTTCCCTGCTTTCAAACCAGTAGCAGATTTTCTCCTAGTCACTAGAGGGCACCCTAATCACATTTTCTTTAGATCAGAGGAAGAAAAGACGACAGCTACACTCTGCATCTCGTAACTATGGCTTTCCGTATTGCTTGCAGTCAGAACAGTTTATCAAACTTAAACCTTGTTGTGTTTGAGCAAATATTTTGGGTCAATCCACAACATGACATTGACTTATTCGAGGCAGTTTACAAGTGGTTAAGTCTCTAGGTTAGGAACCACAAAGGTGACTGTTTGTCTGTTACATTGGTGCGTGACTCCGATTCTAACCGAGGTCTTACAGGTGAGGACTACTTTAACAGGCAATGGACTGCCCTGCAGACATGGACAGGTTTGAACCCTGTGTGTGATGAGTTACGTTAACAAGACGGGCTGGGAACAGAAAGGCCAATATTTAACGCCAGGCCCCCACCTGTTAcataactattttttttcaatgtaatgCCAATGATGCCCTATTTTATGGTATCCATATTTATATCTGCCACCATTTAGTTCAACTGATGAccctctggtgttttttttttttttttttgcataccttTTAAGAGATGCTACGCCAGCAGTGTTTTGTTACTCTAAGCCTTATTTTGCTCAAATATATTTCTAAATCATCTTTCATATTACAATTATAATGCCAGAGCTCTGGGGAGATAGCGTAGGCACAGCCTGCCACACACAGGGCTTCACCATGTAGATGGTGTGTAATAAAACTCCAATTAATACTACATAATGTGATAATAAAACCAGCAAGCCTTTCTCTTCAGAATGTTATGTTCATGTTTGTGGAATGTCTAATATTGTAAAACTATATTTTAGCGACATTATAGATACTATTGATCAATTAACACATGAACAAACTTTactaatgtataattatattcaCCTGCTCTTTATAATCTTAATAGTATTTTAAATCCTACACTTGCATTTTACACCCTGACAAAAGCACTTTTGTGTCGAAATGTTGGTgatatgtttttatgaattaaagataTTCATTTTTGGAGCGCAATTGAGTGTGCAGTTCTCTCTTTTTCTATATTGACTTATGGCTTCAGCCTTGTGAAACTTGCACCTCGTCTACTTCGGTGTGTGGACCCTTTTTCCTTTTCATATTCATTAATTACTGTATTACCCACAAATAAACTGAGCAAACAAGCAAATAAGCTGAAATCATGTagattaaaatcatttttaaacttttaaagttACAGGAAGGTAACTTGGgggtaatatacagtactgtgcaaaagttttaggcaggtgtgaaaaaatgctgtcaagtaagaatgctttcaaaaatagacatgttaatagtttatatttatcaattaacaaaatgcaaagtgagtgaacagaagaaaaatctacatcaaatcaatatttggtgtgaccaccctttaccttcaaaacaacatcaattcttctaggtacacttgcacgcagtttttgaaggaactcggcaggtaggttggcccaaacatcttggagaactaaccacagttcttctgtggatttaggcagcctcagttgcttctctctcttcatgtaatcccagacagacttgatgatgttgagatcagggctctgtgggggccataccatcacttccaggactccttgttcttctttacgctgaagatagttcttaatgacttttgctgtatgtttggggtcattgtcatgctgcagaataaatctggggccaatcagatgcctccctgatggtattgcatgatggataagtatctgcctgtacttctcagcattgaggagaccattaattctgaccaaatccccaactccatttgcagaaatgcagccccaaacttgcaaggaacttccaccatgcttcactgttgcctgcagacactcattcgtgaactgctctccagcccttcggcgaacaaactgccttctgctacagccaaatatttcaaattttgactcatcagtccagagcacctgctgccatttttctgcaccccagttcctgtgttttcgtgcatagttgagtcgcttggccttgtttccacgtcggaggtatggctttttggccgcaagtcttccatgaaggccacttctgaccagacttctccggacagtagatgggtgtaccagggtcccactgttttctgccaattctgagctgatggcactgctggacatcttccgattgcgaagggaactaagcatgatgtgtctttcatctgctgcagtaagtttccttggccgaccactgcgtctacggtcctcaacgttgcctgtttctttgtgcttcttcaaaagagcttggacagcacatctggaaatccctgtctgccttgaaatttctgcctgggagagaccttgctgatgcagtataactaccttgtgtcttgttgctgtgctcagtcttgccatggtgtatgacttttgacagtaaacggtcttcagcaacctcaccttgttagctgagtttggctgttcctcacccagttttattcctcctacacagctgtttctgtttcagttaatgattgtgtttcaacctaatattgaattgatgatcattagcacctgtttggtataattgtttaatcatacacctgactatatgcctacaaaatccctgactttgtgcaagtgtacctagaagaattgatgctgttttgaaggcaaagggtggtcacaccaaatatggatttgatttagatttttcttctgttcactcactttgcatttagttaattgataaatataatctattaacatgtctatttttgaaagcattcttactttacagcattttttcacacctgcctaaaacttttgcacagtactgtatttctatATATTTACCAACACATACCATTGCTGACATAACATAGCAACTGAATTGCA
This window encodes:
- the LOC117399503 gene encoding uridine phosphorylase 1-like, with translation MAPGLNNKEKKDGASSKVTSIHLSNPHLNSMKEDILYHFDLGTGSHDLPAMFGDVKFVCVGGSPWRMKAFIQYIAGELGLGDPNADYPNICAGTDRYSMYKVGPVLSVSHGMGIPSIAIMLHELIKLLYHAKCTNVTVLRIGTSGGIGLEPGTVVITKQSVDALFKPQFEQVILGKTVVRSTDLDEELAQQLLQCSKEIDEFQTVIGNTMCTTDFYEGQARLDGAFCSYTEKEKLSYLKDAYEAGVRNIEMESSVFAAMCKLSGIRAAVVCVTLLNRLEGDQISSSHDLLVNYQQRPQKLVGYFIKKQLQV